The DNA segment TCGACGTCCTCGCCGACCTCCTTGACCACCTGGCGGAGCATGCCGGGTTTCTGCTGCTGCTCGAGCACGCGCAGCGACCGGAGGATCGGCAGGCCGGCGTCCTGAAGGGTGGCCAACTGCCGGGTGAACTGGGTGAGCTGCTTTCGCGAGACCTTGCCGAACCCGCCGGCGCCGGCGGGCCGCTTGCCCGCGGTGGAGACCTCGGCCCCGACCTTCTTCTTGCCCGCCTTCTCCTTGACCTTGGTCGGGAAAAGCCCCTGCTCGCGGATCTTGGAAATTGCCTCTTCGGACGTCGTGGCCTCAATCTCGGCCTTGACCTCCTGGCCGGCTGAGTTCATCGCCTCGTACATGAATACTGCCATCGGTTGTGCTCTCCGTTATGTCTGCGGGACTACCGCCCCATCTGCTCTATTATACCGGCATACGGCAAGGCCATGGCCAGAATGATCGACCCGACGATCAGGGCCACGATGATGATCATCACCGGTTTGAAGAGGCTCAGCAGCGCAGCGGTCAGCATCTCCACATCCTCTTCATAATTATCAGCTACTTTGTTAAGCATCTGGTCCAATTCGCCCGTCTCTTCGCCGATCTGTACCATATCCACTACAAAAGAATCAATGACACGCGTACGGAGCATTGGTTCGGCCAAACCGCTGCCGTGGCGAACCTCTTCGTGGACGTCGTCGAGGGCGGAGGCGAAGACGCGATTGCCGGCGGCGTCGCGGGTGATGCGCAGGGCTTCGAGGATCGGCACGCCCGAACTGACCAGCGTGGCCAGGGTGCGGGCGGTTCGGGCCATGGCCCCCTTTCGGGCGATCCCGCCGAAGACCGGGAGCTTGAGGCGGAAGAGGTCCAGCAGGTAGGCCCCCGGTTGGCTGCGGCGCATCAGGACGATCAGCACGAACAGGCAGATCGGGATCAGTGCCAGGACCACCAGGCCGGGCGGCACGCCGTGGAGCATCCAGTGGCTTAGGCCCATGACGGTGCGGGTCGCCGCCGGCAGTTCCGCGTCGAATTCGTCGTAGAGGCTGACAAACCGCGGCACGACGACCACGAGCATAAAGATCAGAACCAGGATGGCGATCAACAGCACCGAAGCGGGGTAGATCGACGCCGTGATGACCTTGCGGCGGATCCGCACGTTGTTCTCGATGTGCTCGGCCAGGCGTTTGAGAATGATCTCGAGCGATCCACTGGCCTCGCCCGCGGCGACCATCTGCACGTAGGTGCGGTCGAACGCCCGCGGATGCTCAGCCAGGGCCTCGGCCAGCGACGAACCGCGGGCGACCCGCTCGGCGACCTTGGAGACCACGTCGCGAAAGGCGCCCGGCCGCTGCTGACGCTCCAGGACCCGTAGCGAGCGGACGATCGGCACACCCGAGTTCAGCAGCGTGGAAAGCTGGCGGGAGAAGAGCATGAGGCTCTTCCTGGAGACCCCGCCGATGGCGCGGTT comes from the Phycisphaerae bacterium genome and includes:
- a CDS encoding type II secretion system F family protein, which encodes MTDAIDRGKDAHRPSSSLRRPVKQADDGLNRGGAGRTEWLNRAIGGVSRKSLMLFSRQLSTLLNSGVPIVRSLRVLERQQRPGAFRDVVSKVAERVARGSSLAEALAEHPRAFDRTYVQMVAAGEASGSLEIILKRLAEHIENNVRIRRKVITASIYPASVLLIAILVLIFMLVVVVPRFVSLYDEFDAELPAATRTVMGLSHWMLHGVPPGLVVLALIPICLFVLIVLMRRSQPGAYLLDLFRLKLPVFGGIARKGAMARTARTLATLVSSGVPILEALRITRDAAGNRVFASALDDVHEEVRHGSGLAEPMLRTRVIDSFVVDMVQIGEETGELDQMLNKVADNYEEDVEMLTAALLSLFKPVMIIIVALIVGSIILAMALPYAGIIEQMGR